CTCAGAACGCTCCAGCTCTTCTATACGGCGTTGAATCGCCTCTTTCTGGACTTGCAACGCCCTGATCTCCTCGTCCCGTGTCGCCGTATCCTCGCTTAGCTGACTATCGTTTTCGGTCATGCTGTTTGAGTCCGTAGCAGCCTCGTAAGCTGGCGGTGGCTCTGCGGTCTGGCGACTCCTGTCACGTCGATGGTTGGCGTCCGCAGCGGCGTAGAAATTATCTCCTGATCCTGGCGAGGTGTGGCGCATGCTTCCCACCGCACCGAGCTCGTGTGCTCGTCTCTTTTCCGTCTTCTTTCGCTCTCTTCGAATGAGCCAAAAGGCAAGTGCTCCTATAGCAAGCAGAACGAAAACCGCTACACCAACACCAATACCGATGCGCGCGCCCAGGGACAAGGATCGGCCATGATGCTCGGTACCTGGgatatcgtcctcatccttgagtCCAAGTGCATCTTTGTCGCTATCTTTGAACAGGGCCCTTATGGTATAAACAGCAATTGTTGCACCATACAAAGTCGTTGGTGTGTCTGACACAGCATCATAAGTCTGAGCTGTCTGGTTGTACGTGTAAGGAACAGCCAACACGGATGAGATCGAACGTTTACACAAATTGCCATCCAGAGTGTATTCCCTACTGCAATTAGAATGGTACATCTAAACACTTTCTCTCATGACTTACGATGAGCAGCAGAtagctgttgttgtctcaTCGTCCCGATTCTCACTAGTATCAACGCGCAATGATACGGTGGTCCATCCATGAGGGCATGTGCCTGGGCTGTAAACCCCTGTAAGGCCTTTATCGAACATGGCATCGGGATAGCAAGACAATGACCTCGCTCCAGCAATTGGCTGCAAATCAAGCATTGCTGCGAGGCCATCAGAACCCGACCTTGGTACCTTGTTTGCATCAAAAGTCCATGTGCAATCAACAGGCCCGGTCCAAGGTGTGGTCATCGGTGGAAATATCCCGTCATCGTCTAGGTCGTCTTCATTGGTAGGCTTAGGAGCGATCACAAGTGTTGTCGGAGCAGGCGTTGGGTCGGATAgagagatggttgatgatggctcgGCGGAAGCTATTGACGATAACCCAGATGATGTGGactcatcatcctcgatcgaagaagacataGTTTTGGTGACCGCAAGGAGTTGCAGTTAATTGCAAACAACTTTAAGCTTATATGCCAGGCCGATCCGACTACAAGCCGCACCACGAGTGCTCTGCTTGCCGTCAACTCGGCGTATCAATGACGATCGTCACACTTGTCCATCCGGCAATGCGACCAATAGTTTGCGTTCTCGTTGGATAGTAAGGGCGCGTGAAAGATTCGCTGGGCAGGCAATCTGCAGTGTGGGGTTTCAGGCAGACTTGGCTATATCTCAGCTGCAGACAAGAAGACGCGCGTGAAGAATATTGAGGACAGCGTCTGTAGCAATGTCGAAGGCCATCCGGGCGTAGATATTACAGAGGAGCGAACCGATGGGGATAGATATATAACACAGAcgagcaagacaagaaatGGTGACAAATGAataaaaggaaaggaaaggtTCGTACCCAAGAAACGACAAGAACCAGccaagcaaagcaaagcagacAGCAGACAAGTCCATAGCATGCCTGCCGAGCAGCACCAGCGAGAAGACGGGCACAGTAGCGTTGGTGTTCCCCCTTCTGAGGCCTTTGAAGGCTTGGCGAAATCTTATCACGGGTGGGTGCCGAGAAACGCCAAGGCCTGGATTGCACCGAAACACGTCCACGTTGACCGCTGTGAGTTCTGGGCATTCCCGCATTGTCCTCATTGTCGTAGTCGTCCATAGTAGGTACTATAGTAAGTACTGCAcctagctaggtaggtaggtagctcCAGGTGAGGTGAGCTTCTCCCTTAGTAGCTACAGCCCATGGTCGTCACGGATAGTCGTTCAAATAAGGTATAGGTTTATACTGaatgtcatcgtcaagccTCCATCATAAGACACGCGCAAGCCATCAGAGGTTACTGCGGAAGCGTAGGAGGGAGGGGCCcaatgaccatgaccatgccCAGTGGGTAGCTTACGAGGGCCGATGCTCATCATAGTGGGCTCGTCCAGTCTAAGCCGAGCCTTTTGGCCCCAGTGCCAcggtcttggctgatgagtATCGAATTTCTGGGCATTTGAGAGTCTCTGACGCGGGAAATGAAGGCCGCCTTGGTTTGTGCCGAATACGCCGGCTTGGAAGTCTTGGAACATGCACACCAAGCCGCGACCAATCCCATTCTCTAGATAAAAAGGCAGAAAATTCCGTCTTGGCCGTAACTATCAGTCATGAGATCAATTCACCGTTCTACTTTCTCAACTCACTTTTACATTTTCATTACTGAAGAGAAACCGCCTTGACTTGTTCAAGCAAATGAATGTCAATTGACTGTCAAAGCACAACGCCCAGTAAACTTGATACTCTTGGCGTTGCACGCCAATGTAGGACGAAACCACACAAAGTATGACAAGAATCAATAATCCTAAGATGCGCTGAAGGAGGCGAGCCGCGAGTCTTGGCTGGATCTATTCGCTTCTTTTATCCCAATCAGCATCTATTCTCAGACGATTTGCAGAGGGAAAAGGGAATAGAGTTGCTCAGAAGCTCGGCTGGCTGCCGAGAGATCATGGCTGGTGACAGCAAACTGCCAATAAAGTTACAGTAACACATGCCTGTCAGCCAGCCAGGACAACCACTTATACGGCTAGATGATTGAAGATCAAGTGCCAACTGAACAACAAGCTCGCCGGGAGTTCAAggagtaggtaggtacctattcAAGATAAGTACAGGTCTCTTCGAGTCTACGCTATCCTTCCATGGCATCCAATTGTACAGGATTTGAATGTGATGGCCATTACACTATCTCGTATAACTGTTGTTGCTGCGATAGGCTTTCGTACCATGAAGGTCGAGAACATTCCACTTGGACGTCTTCGCTAATACACAATAATCGGCCACATAAGAATGTCACCGCTATCTCAATTTACACAATCAACCtaggtactaggtaggtagttacaAGCTATTCATCGATGTGAAAAGACTCGGGACATCGTCTCATGAATTCGCTACCTACCGATAGACGATAAGAGCTTCGCATCCCCATAAAATATCGGAATCGCGGAGCTCATTTCTTCCGTCGCTGAAACCAGGGTACGTACCTCAATTCCCACAATCAGTTTTGGAACAATCACGTGATGAGGGGGTGAAGGGCAAGAACCCTACATCGCTCTTTCCCTGTGCGCCTAAGCGATTGTTGCAACAACCGCCTTCAAATCGACCCCAGCCAGGCCATCAGTTTTCCGCTCAGCGAAttcaacaacacaacaccgCGATCATGGCTGACGAATACGTACGTGTGCTCTCGATATATCCCTTCCCCTCTGGAAATAGAAAACATACATCCGCCGACGACATGGCTTCCTCGACTCCCGCCCGCTACccacgatgatgatgacgatattgGAGACATGGAGAGAACACAAAAAATGAGCTTGACTGACTTGTCTTCCGGATGATAGGACGCCGAGCAGGCTGCCGAGCTCAAGAGAAAGAGAGCGTTCCGAAAGTTCTCCTACCGAGGAATCGACCTTGATCAGTATGTTGCCACTGCACGATTTCTGCGCCTCgatgctggaagatgaaaaACTGCGAGGACGCACCCCCGAACGAACGGAACCCATGCTGATGTTTTTTTTCTCCACCCCACAGGCTCCTCGACCTCTCCTCCGACCAGCTTCGCGATGTTGTCCACGCTCGTGCCCGCCGCAGGATCAACCGTGGCCTGAAGCGCCGCCCCATgggtctcatcaagaagctccgaAAGGCTAAGCAGGAGGCTCAGCCCAACGAGAAGCCCGACCTCGTCAAGACCCACCTCCGAGACATGATTGTCGTCCCCGAGATGATTGGCAGTGTCATTGGCATCTACTCCGGCAAGGAGTTCAACCAGGTCGAGATCAAGCCTGAGATGGTTGGTCACTACCTGGCTGAGTTCTCTATCTCATAGTATGTTTCTACTGTCCACCTCCAACAAGGGAAAATATGGCTAACCCTCCCTCCAGCAAGCCTGTCAAGCACGGTAGGCCCGGTATTGGTGCCACGCACTCTTCTCGATTCATTCCCCTCAAGTAAGAAGGCTGCGGTCTCGGGTGGTTTCTGCATTCATGGACATTTTGGGCGAAAAGGACTGGTTCTGGTAGATGGGCAAAACATCTATCAAAAACACTGATGACAATGGGTACCATGATTAGTACAATAAAGGAGCATTGTCCGCTTGATGACTATCCTCGACTACCGCTGATGCCTGACAATTGTGATAATACTTCTAAAACACCATGTCCCACAAACCCTTGCTACCCTACCCTAGCTAACCTGCTGAAATGAAAAGCCTCAGTCTCAAGTTCTTATGACATCATTCACTTGATCGTTCGGCGGTCTTGAATATGTTGCGCGGGTTAAGTTTTGCGAGAAAGGCTTTGAATCGGCGTTTCCGCCGCTTCCTTGTAGATTCCCTGGTGTTTTTGCAAAGTGACTTGCAAAGTGGACAGACGAAGCTTGGTGGTCCGTCCTGGCCTAAGTCAATGAATATCTGCTCGCGCTTTCTAACACTTCACAAGCGTCACCGTAATGTCGTAAGTTAGCAACTATGAATGTTGCATTTGCACAGTCTGGGCAAGCAtggttgatggtggaagCCAAACTACTGGTTTTAGCATTGGTGATCGAAGGGTTGCAGTCGTGGTCTCGTTTGAACTTGTCGAAGCATACAGCTTCTGTTGCTTTCAAATCTCTGCGCTGGCAAGCCTCTGTAAGCTGTCGGGGAACAGCAAATATTAGTCGCTCTGCGCCGATGATCGTGGCCTTGAGGAAGGTCACGGTGGGCAAAAACTCCAAGATTGAAGTGAATTTCGACGTCCACATCGTGAAGACTCATTGACGGCGAGCTCTCCCCCTCGTTAGTCGATACAGGACCCTCTGGTGGGTTTGATGACAAATTTGCAGGGTTTGTATCTTCGGGAGCTTGCTCATCGGGACGTGACTGCTGGATCATGTGTTCTGTCAATGGTATGAGCATCTTATCACAggttgtttgttttgttcttACCACTATCATTCTGGCCGCTCTGGCTGGCCGTCATGTTGCTAGTTTCCTATTGACTTAAACTTCGTGCTAGAAAAAGACTGTTTGGATCCAAGacggatgatgatggcgaccGATGTCGATGAATTATTGCTGAAAGTACCTTATATGTTTAGAAGAGAGATGGCAAAGCGTAACTCGACTTCGCGGGATGGATGGTTAAGTACCTAGGAAATGCTAAGCCCAAGGTAGGTGAGTGTTAGGAAGGAGCTGGGCGCCGTGAAAGGGCAGGTGCTTCGAGACAATGGTGTTGACAAtggatattgagaaggagcGGGAGGCCGGTTGAAGAGCACACGGGGCGAACTCGCTTCAATATGCCGGATTAGTTCAGCAGGAAACTGTGTTTAATAACTCAATGGAAAATGAATTCATAGGTATGTCTGATTCGTGGCTAGTTTACAACACTATTCCTCCTTCTGTGCCAGTTTGGCCGCTTtccgctcctcctcctggatATGCTTTTGACGGTAGTGCTCAACGACATAGTCCATGTTGGCCAGATGGCCGGCAACATTGTTTCGGGGAGCATACGAAGTCATTGCCCTGTTTCTCAGATTAGACAATTGTCTTGCAGAAGTTGCTTTCCGTTATTGGAGAGAAGGCGGCAGCCCCCATCGAATGACGGCAAGTGGTATCAGGTGGACGAACTCGGGATAAGCAACATCGACAAATCGGTGCTTGTTGCCGCCGTTTTCAAAGAGGTTTCGGTCATAGCCAGCCTGCTCCATGGCCTTTGTGTGAAGCGCATTGATGTCCTCCCAGTCTTTTCCACGGGAAGTGTACTtgtcgatgaggctgaggatTGAGGACTGCTCGCCCTCCTGAGGAACGAATTGGTAGACGAGAACGGAGCCGAAGAAACCGCCGACAGCGAGGAGAGAACCGGTCTAAGGATCGTAATCAGTATACTATTTTCAATTGAAGCCATCCAAGGGTATTGGTATCGGCGTGGGCTCCGTGGTGCAAGCTAGTGTGACTTGACATACGCTGAACGACTCGTTGACTTCTGGGGCTTTGTGATGGGCATGGGCGTCAGAGGCGTAGGTTCGCGCCGTCCTTTGCAGCTGACGAGCCACGCCGGCTACCCTCTGTCGTGCAACAAACATGTTGGGCGGGTTGGACAGCGTTCAATTGAGCGATTGAT
This genomic interval from Fusarium verticillioides 7600 chromosome 1, whole genome shotgun sequence contains the following:
- a CDS encoding 40S ribosomal protein S15, whose protein sequence is MADEYDAEQAAELKRKRAFRKFSYRGIDLDQLLDLSSDQLRDVVHARARRRINRGLKRRPMGLIKKLRKAKQEAQPNEKPDLVKTHLRDMIVVPEMIGSVIGIYSGKEFNQVEIKPEMVGHYLAEFSISYKPVKHGRPGIGATHSSRFIPLK